In Rhodoferax koreense, a genomic segment contains:
- a CDS encoding TetR/AcrR family transcriptional regulator — translation MATITRRPSTPSPRTPRSDGEQARRRLLHAALRLFADKGFAKTSTREIAQAAGVNIAAISYYFGDKTGLYRATFTEPLGSPRDMMPVFRQAGLTTRGAIEAFFTHFLEPMKQGELVQQCLRLHLREMLEPSSQWAEELRRDIQQPHAAIVAVLCRHFGLARADDDVHRLAFSISSLAVMLFVNQEVIQAIRPALIKTAKAVDAWTPRLIEDAMALIDLETRRRGTQRPGAVKVKT, via the coding sequence ATGGCCACCATCACCCGCCGCCCGTCGACCCCGTCTCCCCGCACGCCGCGCAGCGATGGCGAGCAGGCGCGCCGACGGCTGCTGCACGCCGCGCTGAGGCTGTTCGCCGACAAGGGTTTCGCCAAGACCTCGACGCGCGAGATCGCGCAGGCGGCCGGGGTCAACATCGCGGCCATCAGTTACTACTTCGGCGACAAGACCGGCCTGTACCGCGCCACCTTCACCGAGCCGCTGGGCAGTCCGCGCGACATGATGCCGGTGTTCAGGCAGGCCGGGCTCACCACGCGCGGCGCGATCGAGGCCTTCTTCACCCATTTCCTCGAGCCGATGAAGCAGGGCGAGCTGGTGCAGCAGTGCCTGCGCCTGCACCTGCGCGAAATGCTCGAGCCTTCGAGCCAGTGGGCCGAGGAACTGCGGCGCGACATCCAGCAGCCGCATGCGGCCATCGTGGCGGTGTTGTGCCGCCACTTCGGCCTGGCGCGCGCCGACGACGACGTGCACCGACTGGCGTTTTCCATCTCCTCGCTGGCGGTGATGCTGTTCGTCAACCAGGAGGTGATCCAGGCGATCCGGCCCGCGCTGATCAAGACGGCCAAGGCCGTCGATGCCTGGACGCCGCGGCTCATCGAGGACGCGATGGCGCTGATCGACCTGGAGACGCGGCGGCGTGGCACGCAGCGGCCCGGGGCCGTGAAAGTCAAGACATGA
- a CDS encoding LysR substrate-binding domain-containing protein, producing the protein MRLRQLEAFRAIMLCQTVTRAADMLFISQPAVTRLLADLEESVGFPLFERTRGRLHPTAEAQLLYEEVDRSLIGVERIARAAHAIKTQQRGSLHVAAPPSMALSFLPRAIAAFVADHGETKIMLGVYDSRSIVDMVIGQRCDLGIVNLSISHTGTHGDSLLSAAHVCAMPVGHRLASKELIVPTDIEGELFICQPSHLGTRLLIDAMFAAYGVKYRAAPVESPVAFTLCSLVAAGQGISLVDAVTAMEYKGQDLRFIPFEPPVPLEFSVLTPLQRKPPKLVEAFLAHLRKFAIAELDPRLVLK; encoded by the coding sequence TTGCGCCTCCGCCAGCTTGAAGCCTTTCGCGCCATCATGTTGTGCCAGACCGTCACGCGGGCGGCCGACATGCTGTTCATATCCCAGCCGGCGGTGACACGGCTGCTGGCGGACCTAGAGGAAAGCGTCGGTTTCCCGCTCTTCGAACGCACGCGCGGGCGGCTGCACCCGACCGCGGAAGCGCAGTTGCTGTACGAAGAGGTGGACCGCTCGCTGATCGGCGTGGAGCGCATCGCCCGCGCTGCCCACGCGATCAAGACGCAGCAGCGCGGCTCCCTGCACGTCGCGGCGCCGCCATCGATGGCGCTGTCTTTCCTGCCGCGGGCCATTGCCGCGTTTGTGGCAGACCATGGCGAGACCAAGATCATGCTGGGCGTGTACGACTCGCGCAGCATCGTGGACATGGTGATCGGCCAACGCTGCGACCTGGGCATCGTCAACCTGTCGATCAGCCACACCGGCACCCACGGCGACAGCCTGTTGTCGGCCGCCCATGTCTGCGCCATGCCGGTCGGCCATCGCCTGGCCAGCAAGGAACTCATCGTTCCGACCGACATCGAGGGAGAGCTGTTCATCTGCCAACCTTCGCACCTCGGCACGCGTCTGCTGATCGACGCGATGTTCGCCGCCTACGGCGTGAAGTACCGGGCGGCCCCGGTGGAGAGCCCGGTCGCCTTCACGCTGTGCTCGCTGGTGGCGGCGGGCCAGGGCATCTCGCTGGTGGATGCGGTGACGGCCATGGAGTACAAGGGGCAAGATTTGCGCTTCATCCCCTTCGAGCCGCCAGTTCCGCTGGAGTTTTCGGTGTTGACACCGTTGCAGCGCAAGCCACCGAAACTGGTCGAGGCGTTCCTGGCGCATCTGCGCAAGTTCGCCATCGCCGAACTCGACCCGCGGCTGGTGCTGAAATAG
- a CDS encoding ABC transporter substrate-binding protein, with amino-acid sequence MKVNLLSTSLAAAITLACTGLGHAQSVPTLYVGSYGGSSEKLFKEKIIPAFEAAHKVKIVYVAGNSTDTLAKLQAQKDKQELDLVIMDDGPMQQAVQFGFCEKIKDAPVYKDLYPLARISDRSVAIGAVATGLAYNTEAFKKAGLPKPDSWEILTDKKFKQKLAIPPISNTYGLQTLIMYAKMRGGGETSIDSGFTAMTKEVAPNVLAWEPSPGKMTELFQNGDINLAVWGSGRVESFKATGFPIEFVYPKEGAMALMIAACPVVQSDVPEPAQALLQYLLTPEVQAWLADTQGFGPVNSNTKLEPAVAAKVPYGPAQIGKLLPTNWTVVNEKRGEWTNRWNRTIER; translated from the coding sequence GTGAAAGTCAACCTCTTGAGCACGTCGCTCGCAGCGGCCATCACCCTCGCCTGTACGGGTCTGGGCCATGCGCAGTCCGTACCCACCTTGTATGTCGGCTCTTACGGCGGCTCCAGCGAGAAGCTGTTCAAGGAAAAGATCATCCCGGCCTTCGAGGCCGCACACAAGGTCAAGATCGTCTACGTCGCCGGCAACTCCACCGACACGCTGGCCAAGCTGCAGGCGCAGAAGGACAAGCAGGAACTCGATCTGGTGATCATGGACGACGGCCCGATGCAGCAGGCCGTGCAGTTCGGCTTCTGCGAAAAGATCAAGGACGCCCCCGTCTACAAGGACCTGTATCCGCTGGCCCGCATCAGCGACCGCTCGGTGGCCATCGGCGCCGTGGCCACAGGCCTCGCCTACAACACCGAAGCCTTCAAGAAGGCCGGCCTGCCCAAGCCCGATTCTTGGGAAATCCTCACCGACAAGAAGTTCAAGCAGAAGCTGGCCATTCCGCCGATCTCCAACACCTACGGCCTGCAGACGCTGATCATGTACGCCAAGATGCGCGGCGGCGGCGAAACCAGCATCGACTCCGGCTTCACGGCCATGACCAAGGAAGTCGCGCCCAACGTGCTGGCCTGGGAGCCGTCACCGGGCAAGATGACCGAACTGTTCCAGAACGGCGACATCAACCTGGCCGTCTGGGGCAGCGGCCGTGTCGAGTCCTTCAAGGCGACCGGTTTCCCCATCGAATTCGTCTATCCCAAGGAAGGCGCGATGGCGCTGATGATCGCGGCCTGCCCTGTTGTACAGAGCGACGTGCCCGAGCCCGCGCAAGCCCTGCTCCAGTACCTGCTGACGCCCGAGGTGCAGGCCTGGCTGGCCGACACGCAAGGCTTCGGCCCGGTCAACAGCAACACCAAGCTTGAGCCGGCTGTCGCTGCCAAGGTGCCGTACGGACCCGCGCAGATCGGCAAGCTGCTGCCGACCAACTGGACGGTGGTCAACGAGAAACGCGGCGAGTGGACCAACCGCTGGAACCGCACGATCGAGCGTTGA